GCGACGCTCATCAGCATCGCCATCGTCAGAACAGCGATGCCCACCTTATGATAGCGCAAACGCCACCAGAGTGCAACGCCCATCGGCAGGGCAATGAGCATCAGCGTATACACATGCACCGGCGTGCCGAACGTCCCCCCGGCGCGGGCGAGGCGGTAGGTGTGAAACAGGTTCTGTCCCTGCCAGTAGTACGTGAGCGTATACACCGCCTGTCCGAACGCCAGCACGGCGACGACGCCCATCAGCTGGTCGAGACGCAAAAGCCTTGCGCAGGCTAACCCGACAGCGATGAACAACAGCACCATCGAGCATCGCATATAGCCTGCTCCAGTGTAACCACGTTCCAGCGGGTCGAAAAGGTAGCCGCTCGCCAGCACAGGAAGTAGCAACCACAGCAGGCTTGCCCAACGCTCGCGTGCAGCCTCCCTTCCGAAACTGCCCCATGCCACCACAAAAGCTATTGCGGCTGCCAGCAGGGCACTCAGCGGTGGCAAATCTCTCCATATCCACCTGATTAACGCGCTTGCCGAGATGTTCTCCCAAAACGTGTTGGGCAGTACGAAACCGACGGTCAGCCACAGTACGAACAACACACGCAAGACCGCCCATCTGTTCACCATGCTATGCCCTTCGCTCCGCTCGACTTACCCGCCAGTACCAGTACACGCCGATGGCAACCAGCACAACCGGAGGAAGAAAGCGCCATACGC
This portion of the Bacillota bacterium genome encodes:
- a CDS encoding O-antigen ligase family protein; this encodes MVNRWAVLRVLFVLWLTVGFVLPNTFWENISASALIRWIWRDLPPLSALLAAAIAFVVAWGSFGREAARERWASLLWLLLPVLASGYLFDPLERGYTGAGYMRCSMVLLFIAVGLACARLLRLDQLMGVVAVLAFGQAVYTLTYYWQGQNLFHTYRLARAGGTFGTPVHVYTLMLIALPMGVALWWRLRYHKVGIAVLTMAMLMSVALWLTYSRSAWLAASVVLPASLWALSRWKGLAVALGVALWILLGGMYLLRLESSPLGDTTAQARVEIWRMGWKLFRENWLWGVGTDNVRLRYTSTWRGYAVSTWYGAPENQLLLWLCERGVWGGVFAIMLVAGFFQRLRLLTPVYRWGLGGALLSIAILGMFQSVFGRVEEAVETLLLSAVWGSILREELTHHA